CTTTTAAATAGgacaattataattaataacattttGTCATAAAAAATACTGTTTATGtcacaaaattatatttattcgtCATATACAGTGCttgataatttatttcattttttttttttttttgttcctcTAATGTATCCAAAATTTTAAGATATCTGCTTCATTGACTTAATATGTTATCATTGTAATATCGTTATGATACCTTTTGACCTTGTCCTTACCATTTTATAGGTTGTCCTTTTGTATTAATTAATTGTATTAGTCTACTTTATTCATAGTTTATATAgaatttacatatgtatcaTCATCTCCTATCCAATCCTTTATTTCAtctgtaaaattattttcttccttATAATCAAAAGTTTCAGTATTTTCACTATTTTCCAAaacctttttttccttttcaacACCATTTTCTATAATGTGATATTGCCTATCTGAATTTTTATCTGAATTACATTCATTTATTGAACTGTCTAAATATGATTCCttattttctacatttttctcttttttgcATTCGTCTAATACTGTCATAAATGCAAGTATACACACTtttgataataatttttttttaataaacttatataattcttcGCAACTTTTGTTATGTTCCAtttcttctatatttattagtgATACACTATTTTTAgtttcttcattttcatattcacccaatatattattaaattcatCTGTTAATCCCTTAAACCAGTCCTGTTCCATATTTTGTTCTACAATTTTACCATTGTTTGATATCCACTCTCTCCATGcatctttttctctttctaaATGTGAACATTTTTGATTTTCTTttgaagatatatattttaatttttctatttcttttaacttagctttttcttttttccattcatttttcaaattattaaaccaatcttcttttttcaatttttcagaAAGATTTCTATGCTTTTCTATCCATTTAttccatataatttttttttcttcaatatCATtgctatatttaatattttccatttgatcaccatttattaaattaggATAGGATCTATGTTTTTCATATTTGTATGCTTCTAGACATATTGCTAAAAATTcaccttttttaaattcccAATCTTCATTTCTGAATTCCTCAAGTACTTCCATATGTACTTCTATAATAGTTTTGGATCTgtccttttttctctttagcatatttgtattatttatagtgttatgttcatgtatttttaatttttttatgatttcttCATCATCATGTATTGTCTGATCCAAATTATCATctgataaaaatatgtctTTTTTAACAGAATGCGAAGGTAGTAGTATTCTGAGGAATTTAACTTttcttcttatatttttcttctttttaaacTTTCCCATTAGAGCGTACtaaaatacaaaagaaatatacttaaaagttatattattacaattatcaaatatttataatgtttttaatacttaattttatattacttttataaaaaaggaagacacaataataattagaaatgttattaaaaaCGATGATACATATGGGTTATGTGAATTTTCTACTGGAActgaattaaatttatatatacatacataaatttgtttagttattacaaaaatatgaaagtaaatataattaatgttaCCATAAATTTTATGCTCTGCAGTACTACGAGGAGGGGCTTTAGGATATAGTGATTCAGTGGATACAGGAACAGGTTCAGTAATACTTTCTGTGTTTGTTTCTTGAACAGTTGGAGGCTGTACTGTAGAAGTGCGTATTTTTTCCTGTGCAGGCGCCAAATTTGTAAGATCTGTAGCTATTTCAGAATGTTCAGATTGTATATCTGCTCTTAAGTTAGTTAAACTTGTCTCAGAGTTGCCTTCGGATGCTGTTTGAAGTTGAGGTGGACCTGAAGGTGTATCTTCAGGAAAACTGCTTGATTGGCTTTCAGATGGACTATTAGGTGCGCCGTCATGTGGATGCTCCTCTTGTAATAGACTTTGATCTTGAGATATATTCTCATCTTCAGCTTCACGTTCATCTAATTTGGGTGCGCttaattcattttctttaGCTGGAGCTTCACTAGTTACATCTGGTTTTGGCGATAAGCATTGAGGAAGTTCATTAAATGTTTTAAGATCTAATAtgttgcattttttttctggAAACTGTGATgaagtatttttaaatatgcaaCTTTCACTAATGAAATGTCTCTTTTTCTCGAAGTGTTGCTTCTTACTTATAAACCACTTCTCATATTCTGTACAATCTTGTATACACTGAGTATCATTATTACAATCATATGTATTACCactttttttgaatttcttCAGTTTTTGAAGATATGTATCATTTAATTCACAGAAATCTAACgcattatattttagttcTAAAAGGTCTCTATCTTTTTGATCGAAAATCATAGGACAACCACCATGTTGAGTAAGCTTGTCAaatttatattcaaaataattcCTAAGTACTGGTACCCAATTCTTAGGATTAGTAAATCGTGGAGGTTTATCCTTTTTctcaattaaaaaattagtcAGTTCTAAGCATTCATCtctaaattcttttttatttttctttgtctTTAAGG
This portion of the Plasmodium brasilianum strain Bolivian I chromosome Unknown PB_00_05, whole genome shotgun sequence genome encodes:
- a CDS encoding STP1 protein, producing the protein MENCTTRDYTGIGYGALEYLMEKEFIEARKQISSFTASLKTKKNKKEFRDECLELTNFLIEKKDKPPRFTNPKNWVPVLRNYFEYKFDKLTQHGGCPMIFDQKDRDLLELKYNALDFCELNDTYLQKLKKFKKSGNTYDCNNDTQCIQDCTEYEKWFISKKQHFEKKRHFISESCIFKNTSSQFPEKKCNILDLKTFNELPQCLSPKPDVTSEAPAKENELSAPKLDEREAEDENISQDQSLLQEEHPHDGAPNSPSESQSSSFPEDTPSGPPQLQTASEGNSETSLTNLRADIQSEHSEIATDLTNLAPAQEKIRTSTVQPPTVQETNTESITEPVPVSTESLYPKAPPRSTAEHKIYGNINYIYFHIFYALMGKFKKKKNIRRKVKFLRILLPSHSVKKDIFLSDDNLDQTIHDDEEIIKKLKIHEHNTINNTNMLKRKKDRSKTIIEVHMEVLEEFRNEDWEFKKGEFLAICLEAYKYEKHRSYPNLINGDQMENIKYSNDIEEKKIIWNKWIEKHRNLSEKLKKEDWFNNLKNEWKKEKAKLKEIEKLKYISSKENQKCSHLEREKDAWREWISNNGKIVEQNMEQDWFKGLTDEFNNILGEYENEETKNSVSLINIEEMEHNKSCEELYKFIKKKLLSKVCILAFMTVLDECKKEKNVENKESYLDSSINECNSDKNSDRQYHIIENGVEKEKKVLENSENTETFDYKEENNFTDEIKDWIGDDDTYVNSI